One stretch of Corynebacterium auriscanis DNA includes these proteins:
- a CDS encoding acetyl/propionyl/methylcrotonyl-CoA carboxylase subunit alpha, with protein sequence MITRILVANRGEIAARIIRTVHDLGLKAIAVYADADRDSPAVQLADEAYSLGGGTVGETYLNLGKILEIARRSNADALHPGYGFLSEIADVAHAVTDAGLVWIGPSANTINQLGDKISARRTALIAGVQPVPGTNDPVDSMATLRSFIDTHGLPIVAKRSDGGGGRGIEIMRTPTDVEEFGVRHDGSDMDAFFLEKFVENGRHVETQCMADAHGDFAVVTTRDCSVQRRNQKLIEEAPAPFLTETAERTVRDWSRKLFRYTEYQGLGTCEFLVKGDEVYFLEVNPRLQVEHTVSEEITGLDLVTQQIRIADGKQLPQVPEPRGHSVELRITSEDPGADLTPTAGTITTLNWPMGHGIRIETGVREGDSVTPDFDSMIAKLIVTGPDRPTTIKRCLRALTELTIEGVATPAPLLERILAHPDFAEDFAVGTKWLEEEFLPQCELPAPFAESGVEIEEQETLHLPIEIDGRRHTLTLPAGLLRTGGGEDKPQQPRRGSSKRNGATAGGDGAVGADGVVASPMQAIVVRVPVEPGQRVVKGDVLIVIEAMKMEKYIHSTATGVVEEILVDVSQNVPAGTPLLKIATEKEA encoded by the coding sequence ATGATCACACGGATTTTAGTGGCCAACCGCGGCGAAATCGCGGCACGAATCATCCGCACAGTCCACGACCTGGGGTTGAAAGCAATCGCTGTATACGCAGATGCAGACAGGGATTCTCCCGCGGTGCAACTCGCGGATGAGGCATATTCTCTAGGCGGCGGTACCGTAGGGGAGACCTACCTGAATTTGGGCAAAATCTTGGAGATCGCCCGCCGAAGTAACGCCGATGCGTTGCATCCCGGTTACGGATTCCTCTCTGAAATCGCCGATGTCGCCCACGCGGTCACCGATGCCGGATTGGTGTGGATCGGCCCTTCGGCCAACACAATCAATCAACTTGGAGACAAGATCTCGGCCCGCCGCACAGCACTCATCGCGGGAGTACAACCTGTGCCGGGGACTAACGATCCCGTGGATAGCATGGCAACGCTCCGCAGCTTCATCGATACCCACGGCCTGCCTATCGTGGCCAAACGCTCCGATGGCGGAGGCGGACGCGGTATTGAAATCATGCGCACACCAACGGACGTCGAAGAATTCGGCGTCCGCCACGACGGCTCTGACATGGATGCGTTCTTCCTGGAAAAATTCGTGGAAAACGGGCGCCACGTGGAGACCCAATGTATGGCAGACGCTCATGGTGACTTCGCCGTGGTGACTACCCGCGACTGTTCAGTACAGCGCCGAAATCAAAAGCTCATCGAAGAAGCTCCCGCCCCATTTCTCACCGAAACTGCCGAAAGAACCGTCCGTGATTGGTCCCGTAAGCTTTTTCGCTACACGGAATACCAAGGCCTCGGCACCTGCGAATTCTTGGTTAAGGGAGACGAAGTCTATTTCCTCGAGGTCAACCCACGCCTCCAGGTGGAACACACTGTTTCCGAAGAAATCACTGGCCTTGACCTCGTCACCCAGCAAATTCGCATTGCCGACGGAAAACAGCTCCCCCAGGTTCCCGAGCCCCGCGGGCATTCCGTGGAATTGCGCATCACCTCTGAAGACCCGGGCGCCGATCTCACCCCCACGGCAGGCACAATCACCACATTGAATTGGCCCATGGGGCACGGCATACGTATCGAGACCGGTGTTCGCGAAGGAGATAGTGTCACGCCGGATTTCGATTCCATGATCGCCAAACTCATCGTCACTGGACCAGATCGTCCTACCACTATTAAACGCTGCTTGCGCGCTCTCACCGAGCTGACCATTGAGGGCGTGGCCACGCCAGCGCCACTGTTAGAACGAATCCTAGCCCACCCCGACTTTGCCGAAGACTTCGCCGTGGGCACGAAGTGGCTCGAAGAAGAATTTTTGCCACAGTGTGAGCTGCCGGCTCCTTTCGCTGAAAGTGGCGTCGAAATAGAAGAACAAGAAACCCTTCACCTGCCTATAGAAATCGACGGACGTCGACACACGCTTACCTTGCCAGCAGGGTTACTCCGTACCGGAGGGGGAGAGGATAAACCGCAGCAACCCCGTCGGGGTTCCTCCAAGAGGAACGGTGCCACCGCGGGGGGTGATGGGGCCGTTGGTGCAGATGGCGTGGTTGCTTCCCCGATGCAGGCCATCGTCGTGCGCGTGCCCGTTGAGCCAGGTCAGAGGGTCGTAAAAGGGGATGTCCTCATCGTGATTGAGGCCATGAAGATGGAGAAATACATCCATTCCACAGCCACTGGGGTAGTCGAGGAAATCCTCGTGGATGTGTCCCAAAACGTTCCCGCAGGCACCCCGCTGCTCAAGATCGCTACCGAGAAGGAGGCATAA
- the ligA gene encoding NAD-dependent DNA ligase LigA: protein MTTQPELTEQWRQLAEQVRTHRERYYYGDPTISDEEFDTLLAQLKELERAHPEAVTGTSPTQEVAPAPPSAFNNVDHRERMLSLDNVFNAGDLEAWLTRTPAETYLTELKIDGASINLLYIDGKLELALTRGDGTTGEDITHNARTLDDIPDTLTGTEEFPVPELVEIRGEVFIQVEDFATMNAQRQAEGLKLFANPRNAAAGAMRQKNAADTAKRPLRLICHGIGAREGFNVSSQHEAYRAIEAWGLPVSPYTKQLHSPKQVLKEVAYWGDHRHDAAHEMDGLVVKVDSLDEQLSLGTTSRAPRWAIAYKYPPEEAMTRLRNIRIGIGRTGRATPYAVMEPKYVAGSTVTMATLHNPTEAHRKGVLLGDTIMIRKAGEVIPEVLGPVEDLRDGTQREYLFSSVCPECGTPLAPSKEGDADWRCPNTRSCPGQLHTRLTYLAGRGAFDIDALGERAAYDLINSGVLPDESELFDLGEEDLKKTTAYSTKAGVLNKAGETLLEKLEGAKQVELWRVIVALSIRHAGPTAAKALAAHYHSIPAISGASVAEMSTIDGVGEIIAKSVADWFTVAWHRNIVDKWAAAGVTMEEQAPEQTEEDLAQSSLLEGLTIVVTGTLENFDRDSAKQAIESRGAKAAGSVSKKTSYLVAGEKAGSKLTKAEDLGVPILNEAQFMKLLDDGSV from the coding sequence GTGACCACACAGCCAGAACTAACGGAGCAGTGGCGCCAGTTGGCAGAGCAGGTGCGTACGCACCGCGAACGCTATTACTACGGCGATCCTACGATCAGCGATGAGGAGTTCGACACGCTCCTCGCACAGCTCAAGGAGCTCGAAAGGGCGCACCCTGAAGCTGTCACCGGGACCAGCCCCACCCAGGAAGTCGCCCCAGCCCCGCCGAGTGCATTCAACAACGTGGACCACCGCGAGAGGATGCTGTCCTTGGACAATGTCTTCAATGCTGGCGACTTAGAGGCGTGGCTGACGCGCACCCCGGCGGAGACTTACCTCACGGAACTGAAGATTGATGGCGCATCGATCAACCTGCTGTATATCGACGGGAAGCTGGAACTGGCCCTTACACGTGGCGATGGCACCACCGGTGAGGACATTACTCACAATGCACGCACCCTCGATGACATCCCGGATACCCTCACGGGCACCGAGGAGTTTCCCGTTCCGGAGCTCGTAGAGATCCGCGGTGAGGTGTTCATCCAAGTTGAGGACTTCGCAACAATGAACGCCCAACGGCAGGCGGAAGGGCTGAAGCTGTTCGCTAATCCTCGTAACGCTGCTGCTGGTGCGATGCGTCAGAAAAACGCAGCAGACACAGCAAAGCGCCCACTTCGCCTGATCTGCCACGGCATCGGGGCTCGGGAGGGCTTTAATGTCTCCAGCCAACACGAGGCCTACCGTGCGATCGAGGCGTGGGGCCTGCCCGTCAGCCCGTACACTAAGCAGTTGCACTCCCCCAAGCAAGTCCTCAAGGAAGTTGCGTATTGGGGGGATCATCGCCACGATGCAGCACACGAGATGGACGGCCTTGTAGTTAAAGTCGATTCCCTCGATGAACAACTCAGCTTAGGTACCACCAGCCGCGCCCCGCGCTGGGCCATCGCATATAAGTATCCGCCCGAAGAAGCCATGACGCGCCTGCGCAACATCCGCATCGGCATCGGTCGCACGGGCCGCGCCACTCCGTATGCCGTGATGGAGCCGAAGTATGTGGCAGGGTCCACCGTCACCATGGCCACGTTGCACAATCCCACGGAAGCTCACCGCAAAGGTGTGCTACTGGGAGATACCATCATGATCCGCAAAGCCGGTGAGGTCATCCCAGAGGTTTTGGGACCGGTCGAGGATCTACGCGATGGAACACAGCGGGAATACCTCTTCTCAAGCGTGTGCCCAGAATGTGGCACCCCCCTGGCTCCATCTAAGGAGGGCGACGCCGATTGGCGCTGCCCCAATACCCGCAGCTGCCCCGGCCAACTACACACGCGCCTCACGTACTTGGCGGGGCGCGGGGCATTCGATATTGATGCGTTAGGCGAGCGCGCCGCCTATGACCTCATTAACTCGGGCGTGCTGCCAGATGAATCAGAGTTGTTCGACCTTGGTGAGGAGGATCTGAAGAAGACCACTGCCTATTCCACCAAGGCGGGGGTGCTCAACAAGGCCGGTGAAACACTGCTGGAGAAGCTAGAAGGCGCCAAGCAGGTAGAACTATGGCGCGTGATCGTTGCTTTGTCTATACGCCATGCTGGCCCAACTGCCGCAAAAGCTTTAGCTGCGCACTACCACAGCATCCCCGCAATCAGCGGGGCGAGCGTGGCAGAGATGTCCACCATCGATGGGGTTGGGGAAATCATCGCCAAATCCGTCGCTGATTGGTTCACCGTTGCATGGCACCGCAATATTGTCGACAAGTGGGCGGCAGCGGGTGTGACGATGGAAGAACAAGCCCCTGAACAAACCGAGGAGGATCTGGCCCAATCGTCCCTTCTGGAAGGCCTGACCATTGTGGTGACGGGCACGTTGGAAAACTTCGATCGCGATAGCGCAAAACAAGCTATTGAATCCCGTGGCGCCAAGGCGGCAGGCAGCGTATCGAAGAAGACCAGCTACCTGGTCGCGGGTGAAAAGGCCGGGTCCAAGCTCACCAAGGCCGAGGATCTGGGTGTGCCCATCCTGAACGAGGCACAGTTTATGAAGCTGTTGGATGACGGTTCGGTGTAG
- the mnmA gene encoding tRNA 2-thiouridine(34) synthase MnmA — protein MRVVAAMSGGVDSAVAASRALEAGHDVVGVHLALSQSPEAVRAGSRGCCSLEDSADARRVADKLGIPFYVWDFSDRFKADVIDDFVDSYAIGETPNPCLRCNEKIKFEALLDRSIALGFDAVATGHYARLHDGVLRRGIDANKDQSYVLGVLTDEQLAHCMFPVGDTIKPDIREEAAGHGFGVASKPDSHDICFIPDGRTQAFLGNKIGLRPGMVQSTAGEKLAEHEGVYGFTVGQRKGLGLPREGLDGQPRYVTDIDAATGTVTVGHRRDLRIGGIVADRLKRLNPEVHGREFECEVQVRAHGGVVPALARLVDDPDPVTPAGREKRDDEAPWRLELELREPLEGVARGQAAVVYKPEDDGDILLGSGTIRATSPWDGV, from the coding sequence ATGCGTGTTGTAGCAGCAATGAGTGGTGGAGTGGATTCGGCGGTCGCGGCCTCCCGCGCGCTGGAGGCGGGGCACGATGTGGTCGGCGTGCACCTTGCCCTATCCCAATCTCCGGAAGCTGTGCGGGCGGGCTCACGTGGTTGTTGCTCCCTCGAGGATTCCGCCGATGCCCGGCGCGTGGCTGACAAGTTGGGCATACCGTTTTACGTGTGGGATTTCTCCGATCGCTTCAAAGCGGATGTGATCGATGATTTCGTGGATTCGTACGCAATTGGTGAAACCCCCAATCCATGTTTGCGCTGCAACGAGAAGATTAAGTTTGAGGCGCTCCTGGACCGTTCCATTGCGCTGGGATTCGATGCCGTGGCGACGGGGCACTATGCACGGTTGCACGACGGTGTTTTACGTCGTGGTATCGATGCCAATAAGGATCAGTCCTACGTGTTGGGCGTGCTGACTGACGAACAGTTGGCGCACTGCATGTTCCCCGTTGGCGATACGATCAAACCCGATATTCGTGAAGAGGCGGCGGGACACGGGTTCGGCGTGGCGTCTAAGCCAGACTCGCACGATATCTGCTTCATCCCCGACGGCCGTACCCAGGCCTTTTTGGGCAACAAGATCGGTCTGCGCCCCGGCATGGTGCAGTCCACGGCCGGGGAAAAACTAGCGGAGCACGAAGGTGTGTACGGTTTCACCGTCGGCCAGCGTAAGGGTTTGGGGTTGCCGCGGGAGGGGCTCGACGGACAACCTCGCTATGTCACTGATATTGACGCCGCCACGGGCACCGTGACTGTGGGGCACCGTAGGGACTTACGTATCGGCGGAATCGTTGCAGATCGGCTGAAGCGATTGAATCCTGAGGTTCATGGACGGGAGTTCGAGTGCGAGGTCCAGGTGCGGGCCCACGGAGGTGTGGTTCCGGCTCTGGCGCGATTGGTTGATGATCCCGATCCGGTCACTCCGGCAGGTCGCGAGAAGCGCGATGATGAAGCCCCCTGGCGCTTGGAATTGGAACTGCGTGAACCCTTGGAGGGAGTGGCGAGGGGCCAGGCAGCGGTTGTTTACAAACCCGAGGATGACGGGGATATTCTACTGGGGTCGGGCACGATTCGTGCGACGAGCCCGTGGGATGGCGTATAG